TGCTCACTTCCTCGCCAACTTTGCTGCTCTTTGGCTCGGTTTATGCAAAATCGCCTATTGACTCAGTGACGGTCATAAGCCTAGTGAAGACTGACCTTTAGGCGCGATGATGCGATGCAGGCTTCAGTTTGTGTCAAAGAGGCGGAAAGCGGCGAGAATTCCGACACGATCAGTAAACACAAGCAAACCCAGAAAATCTCATTGTGATCTCGGCTGATCAATTTTGGAGCACGCCTGCAAACTTTCTCGCATCAAGCGATAATGATTCAGACGAGTTGATCTACGGAGCTTCTCGGCTAACGATTGAATGAGTATGTAGAGAGATTTACGACGGGTACTTTCGAAAGGCTCCCGCCAATTCTGCGTTATTGGTTTTCTTAGTTTTCTGCAGAAAGACTGGCGCGTATCTTATGAAGATCCTGAGCTTGCGATTGATTATCGCGTTGATTGTTGGTGTGACTTTGGTTTCGCTGGCTTCGTCCTGGTACGAAGTGAGGACGACTAAGGATGCACTACGCCGTGAGCTTGAAAGCAAGGCTGAAACGCTCGGCCAGAGCTTAGCCACTGGTGCAGAGGCGCCCTTACAAGCCGGAGACACTGCCAGGTTGGAGCTGATGATCCAGCGCTCCACCAACCACGACCACGTGCTGGGAATTGGTATCTACGGTCGCGATGGTATTCCGCTGGTTGTAACCCCAGGTCTGGGTTCTCTGATATCGGGCGCGCCGAAGCTCATGTCGGACGCACTTCACGGTAATCGCACTGTAAGCGAATTTGTGCGTTCGCACTTGAAGCGAACCCATATGCTAGTCGCCCCCATTCGCACAGCAGACAATAAAGTAATCGGGGAAGTCATTGTCGTCCAGGATGCGACCTACATACGTACTGAGATTATTCGTGCCTGGAGCCGATTCTTCCTTCGTATCGCGATCCAGGTACTGGTGATCGCAAGTATCACTCTTCTAGTTTTGCGCTGGAGTCTAACGGGGCCGATTGCGCGCATTTCGCTGTGGATGAAGGCGCTTCGTACAGGACGCCACGCCGTTCAACCCACAGCACAGGATCTAAATCTTCTATCGCCCTTCGCGAATGAGCTAGCTCCGCTGGCGGAAAGCATGCAACAGGCACGTGCAGCGGCGGAGGCAGAAGCCAGATTGCGCAACATCAACGAATCTCTGTGGACCGCCCAGCGGCTCGCGGATCATGTGCGCAACAGGCTCAATGGCAGCAACCTTTTTGTGGTCTCAAATCGCGAGCCCTACAGGCACATCCGGCAGGACAAAAAGGTAAAAGTCACAGTTCCGGCCAGTGGTCTTGTTACGGCAATTGAGCCGATTCTTCGTGCATGCCACGGAACCTGGGTGGCTCATGGAAGCGGTAATGCGGACGCAGACACTGTGGATATACATGACCGGCTACAGGTTCCACCAGACGATCCACGTTATACGCTTCGTCGCGTCTGGCTCAGCAGTGAAGAGGAAGATGGTTACTACAACGGGTTCGCGAACGAAGGTTTGTGGCCACTCTGCCACATCGCTCACACGCGGCCGACCTTCCGCACGTCAGACTGGGAATACTACAACACGGTCAACCAGAAGTTCGCCGATGCCGTAGTAGAAGAGATAGCGGGCGAGGAGCACCCTGTGGTGCTGATCCAGGACTACCACTTCGCTCTCTTGCCCCGCCTGCTAAAGGACCGGTTGCCCCATGCGAGGGTCGCTATCTTCTGGCATATTCCCTGGCCCAATGCCGAATCGTTCAGCATCTGTCCCTGGCAGCGGGAACTGCTTGATGGTCTGCTGGGAGCGGACCTGATCGGCTTTCATACGCAGGCACACTGCAACAATTTCCTGAATACGGTGGACAACGTACTCGAATCCAAGGTTGACTGGGAACACTTTTCTATCGAGCGCAACCAACATCGATCGTCTGTACTCCCATTTCCGATCAGTGTTGAATTCGTCGAGGATCGTTC
The Edaphobacter bradus genome window above contains:
- a CDS encoding trehalose-6-phosphate synthase; amino-acid sequence: MKILSLRLIIALIVGVTLVSLASSWYEVRTTKDALRRELESKAETLGQSLATGAEAPLQAGDTARLELMIQRSTNHDHVLGIGIYGRDGIPLVVTPGLGSLISGAPKLMSDALHGNRTVSEFVRSHLKRTHMLVAPIRTADNKVIGEVIVVQDATYIRTEIIRAWSRFFLRIAIQVLVIASITLLVLRWSLTGPIARISLWMKALRTGRHAVQPTAQDLNLLSPFANELAPLAESMQQARAAAEAEARLRNINESLWTAQRLADHVRNRLNGSNLFVVSNREPYRHIRQDKKVKVTVPASGLVTAIEPILRACHGTWVAHGSGNADADTVDIHDRLQVPPDDPRYTLRRVWLSSEEEDGYYNGFANEGLWPLCHIAHTRPTFRTSDWEYYNTVNQKFADAVVEEIAGEEHPVVLIQDYHFALLPRLLKDRLPHARVAIFWHIPWPNAESFSICPWQRELLDGLLGADLIGFHTQAHCNNFLNTVDNVLESKVDWEHFSIERNQHRSSVLPFPISVEFVEDRSEAQTGMNAEEERSALLLELGIEATYLGVGVDRVDYTKGILERFQAVESLLERYPKYQGKFTFIQIGAPTRSRIKRYADFQAEVRAEAERINDRFKRGKWKAIVFKNREHTHEEVQRYYRAAHLCMVTSLHDGMNLVAKEYVAARQDERGVLILSRFTGAARELHDAIIVNPYDIESTAEAIAQALEMNVSEMVDRMRRMRRSVRERNIYWWAGSLIRELCELRLKQKGYTNISVIRKAQVER